CAACTCGGAATCGTGTCGTTTTGAAACGCTGATCTGTACGCGGCTCTATCGGGTGATTTGCGAAAACGGTGCCTTAATGGAATGTGATAAAGAACAAGCCTTTGCCATTCCTATCACAGACGCGCCTCCCGCAGACTGGCAGCTCAAAGTCAGCCAGGTGATTCAGCATTCGTTTGATGAACAGTACCTTCAATTTGACTTTCAGCGATTTCAGGCAACCACTAACGAGATGATCGTGACGCCTTACGAATTTTTGTGCCATCTGGAGGCGCAACGTCTGATTAACGAAGACGAACAATCTGAGATCTTAGCTGCCTTTAACGACAATGCCGACTTCACAATGTATGGCCTCATCAACGCGGTGACCCAGACCGCACATGAACATCGTGCGAGTGATCGCTGGCTGCGTGCCTTTGAGATCGAACGACTTGCTGGAGAAATTCTGCGCGGCGACCATCACTTACCCGCGTTTGACTTTGCATACTCTTGAGATACCCACTGGTCATGTATGATTGCCGCTTGCCAAAATAGTGATTCCCCTTAACTCAGACGAAATCTGAAATAAATAGTGGGCTACAAAGGGATTCCTGAAACAAAACCGTCATCGCTGTCGTCTCTAAAGGGTACGTACCAGTTACTCCAATAAGGAAATTCATCATGCGGCAGTTTTGTTTCAATTTACTGGGTATGCTGCTGACTTTGTGCAGTTTGTGTTCACACGCCTGGGCACTGGGCGAAGAGGATTTCGGCAACAAGCCCTTAAATGCAGAGAATTTCCGGGATTGGCCGGGCATTATGCCGGTCGTCAATCATCAGAGCCGCATTTACCACCGCTGGATCAATGGCAACGAACACTGTTTCTATCGCGGAGACACCGAGACGCTCAACGATGTCTTACAGAAATTTGCGGCTACCGAAGAAAAAGTGCACGAGGTTGTCCTGCGACCGGGGCCGGCTACCGTGGAATCGTTTCAAAAATCGCAAACGATGGATTACAGCTGGAATCTGCATCTGGTTGGCGGAATTGCGCGAGCCATGTCACAAAAGCACAAGGGCAGTCTGATCTGGAACAAACACCCGATCTTGACGGTTTATGTCGGCGGTGCGATTCAGTTGGACAAAATCAAAATTCCTCAGGGGATCACCCTGCTGCAACTGGCCGACCTGGAACAACGCTATTCCCAAGGACTGACCAGCAGCGACACCACCGTGCGCGGCTGGAGCACCGGACAACTGGCAAGGCTAGATCCCTATAGCAAACCCAGCTTGGAGGCGATTGCCAAATTACTGCAGGATAAAGAAATATGGGTCCGCCGAAATGCGGCAGGAGCGTTAGCAACGTTTGGCAAACAGGCTGAGCCGGCTCTGCCCGCATTGCGCGACGCACTCAATACCAATGACGAACAACTGCAAACACGAATTCAAGAGACCATTAAAACGATTGAAAAAGCCCCCGACAGATCCACAGAGGAAAAACAACACCGCGAGACTCTGGATAAAATCCGTCAGTTTTGTAAGTCGCAGAAAAAAGACTGATCTCGGATCATACTTTTATCATTGACGGAAACTCATGAACTTCGCAGGAACCGAACATTGCCAATATCCCTCGTTTGAAGGAACCTTCTGATGTCTGCACGAAAATCTCTTTTGTTGTTATTACCATTTTTCGGTCTGTTGTTTTCAGCAGACGTCGCCTGGGCAGTTGGTTTCGAAATTGGTCAGACCAAAGAAGAATTGAAACTCGAATATGAAATCTCGGTCGTCGATCATGGCACCGGCCGCGTGACCGTTAATCTGACCATCGCCGACGAGGGGAAATTGAAGCCAATCGAATCAGTCTGGTTGAATATTTCCTCTCTCGATGACCCCCATCGTCCCGATCTCTCCGTCTCTCTGGCAACGAGAAAGGTCGATGGAAAACTTCATGTTCGGGCACATCTGAAAAAAGAACTGGCGGAACGCGC
This genomic interval from Gimesia alba contains the following:
- a CDS encoding HEAT repeat domain-containing protein: MRQFCFNLLGMLLTLCSLCSHAWALGEEDFGNKPLNAENFRDWPGIMPVVNHQSRIYHRWINGNEHCFYRGDTETLNDVLQKFAATEEKVHEVVLRPGPATVESFQKSQTMDYSWNLHLVGGIARAMSQKHKGSLIWNKHPILTVYVGGAIQLDKIKIPQGITLLQLADLEQRYSQGLTSSDTTVRGWSTGQLARLDPYSKPSLEAIAKLLQDKEIWVRRNAAGALATFGKQAEPALPALRDALNTNDEQLQTRIQETIKTIEKAPDRSTEEKQHRETLDKIRQFCKSQKKD